Proteins found in one Odontesthes bonariensis isolate fOdoBon6 chromosome 11, fOdoBon6.hap1, whole genome shotgun sequence genomic segment:
- the cybb gene encoding NADPH oxidase 2: MGNFVANEGLSIFVILVWLGINAFLFVHFYMAFLVERWFYTRVLLGHALSWARAPAACLNFNCMLILLPVCRNLLSFLRGSIQYCSRTAARQLDRNITFHKLVAYMIAFHTAVHIVAHLFNFEYFMDAQLNGNSSHLPFVLSEIGTGDGASFLNPIRSNETNPTIVMFTTIAGLTGVAITLALILIITSSMEVIRRSYFEVFWYTHHLFVIFFIGLVLHGFGRIVRGQTAASLQTNKPDACADRFEDWGRNQSGCAVPEFAGNPPMTWKWVLAPMILYLCERLVRIYRSHQKVVITKVVMHPSKTLELQMKRKGFHMEVGQYVSIQCPSVSRLEWHPFTLTSAPEEDYFSAHIRIVGDWTQALYEACVGDKSEPQEAWKLPKVAIDGPFGTASEDVFRYEVVMLVGAGIGVTPFASILKSVWYKHIQNNQDVFTKKIYFYWLCPETEAFEWFADLLQTLERQMTEKDMADFLSYNIYLTRWKETEAAHFRVHHEAENDPITGLKQKTLYGKPNWDSEFTNIASKHPGTKVGVFLCGPPQLGKSLETQCLSHSEADVKFIFNKENF; encoded by the exons ATGGGGAACTTTGTTGCCAACGAGGGGCTCTCCATCTTTGTCATT CTGGTGTGGCTGGGAATCAACGCGTTCCTGTTTGTTCATTTCTACATGGCCTTCCTGGTGGAGAGGTGGTTCTACACCCGGGTGCTGCTCGGG CATGCTCTCTCCTGGGCCAGAGCTCCTGCTGCCTGCCTCAACTTCAACTGCATGCTGATCCTGCTGCCGGTCTGCCGCAACCTGCTCTCCTTCCTCCGGGGCTCCATCCAG TACTGCAGCAGGACGGCGGCTCGACAGCTGGATCGAAACATCACTTTTCACAAACTGGTGGCCTACATGATCGCCTTCCACACAG CCGTGCACATCGTTGCACACTTGTTCAACTTTGAGTACTTCATGGACGCGCAGCTGAATGGCAACAGCAGCCATCTGCCCTTCGTCCTATCTGAGATCGGCACCGGGGACGGGGCCTCCTTCCTGAACCCCATCAGGAGCAACGAGACG AACCCGACCATCGTCATGTTCACCACCATCGCCGGCCTGACGGGCGTGGCCATCACGCTGGCCCTCATCCTCATCATCACCTCCTCCATGGAGGTCATCCGCAGGTCGTATTTCGAGGTGTTCTGGTACACACATCATCTGTTCGTTATCTTCTTCATCGGCCTGGTGCTCCACGGCTTCGG GCGTATTGTGCGAGGACAGACGGCTGCCAGCCTGCAGACCAACAAGCCCGACGCCTGCGCTGACCGGTTTGAAGACTGGGGAAGAAACCAGTCGGGCTGTGCCGTGCCCGAGTTTGCTGGAAACCCTCCGATG ACGTGGAAGTGGGTGCTGGCCCCCATGATCCTCTACCTGTGTGAGAGGCTTGTTCGCATCTATCGCTCCCATCAAAAAGTGGTCATCACCAAG GTGGTGATGCACCCGTCCAAGACTCTGGAGCTGCAGATGAAGCGGAAAGGCTTCCACATGGAGGTGGGACAGTACGTCTCCATCCAGTGTCCGTCTGTTTCCCGGCTGGAGTGGCACCCGTTCACCCTGACCTCGGCCCCAGAGGAGGACTACTTCAGCGCCCACATCCGCATCGTGGGCGACTGGACTCAGGCGCTGTACGAGGCCTGCGTCGGAGACAAATCTGAGCCACAGGAGGCCTGGAAACTGCCCAA GGTGGCCATCGATGGCCCGTTCGGGACCGCCAGCGAGGACGTGTTCCGCTACGAGGTGGTCATGTTGGTGGGGGCAGGAATTGGAGTGACTCCCTTCGCTTCCATCCTGAAGTCGGTGTGGTACAAACACATCCAGAACAACCAGGACGTGTTCACCAAGAAG ATCTACTTCTACTGGTTGTGTCCCGAGACGGAAGCCTTCGAGTGGTTCGCCGACCTGCTGCAGACTCTGGAGCGTCAGATGACAGAAAAGGACATGGCCgacttcctcagctacaacatcTACCTCACCCGCTGGAAGGAGACCGAG GCGGCTCATTTCCGCGTCCACCACGAGGCGGAGAACGATCCCATCACCGGCCTCAAACAGAAGACTCTTTACGGGAAACCCAACTGGGACAGCGAGTTCACCAACATCGCATCGAAGCACCCGGG GACCAAAGTCGGTGTGTTCCTGTGCGGCCCCCCTCAGCTGGGGAAATCTCTGGAGACGCAGTGTCTGTCCCACTCCGAGGCCGACGTCAAGTTCATCTTCAACAAAGAGAATttctga